One Fundulus heteroclitus isolate FHET01 chromosome 1, MU-UCD_Fhet_4.1, whole genome shotgun sequence genomic window carries:
- the LOC110369066 gene encoding cadherin-like protein 26, producing the protein MRSLSLLLLVALASLGDSEEGSKHHGRVKRESLIRSKRRWVLSTIELQEEMDVKYPYKMTRLHNIKVVGKDHRFSLRVESGENGLFSIDETTGDLFVHRRIDREKTSSFQIVFDVVDKATNMEIDKELSLDVEVKDLNDNAPKFINLVNKANVWENIKPGEYLPISMEIKDEDQEGTINSTVVVKVAKQTPAEPKIGIKNVIGQTYQLTFEGCFDYDKAKQYSVVILASDKGNPALSSSATVTLNVIDTNSHQPKFKQTQYQVEAMEMTLYKEILRVAVDDKDTPDTPGWKAEYYFISGNEEGIYNITTDPITNEGIIGITKAKNFEITSLVKLQIGVKNPETMSLCKDGKLITDSSQLPPPDSVKITVRMNDTNDPPEFEKYTDTVHQKEESEPGKSLYTPKVHDVDSSNIRFELREDPANWVTVDKKTGQITTIKKMDRESPFVDENIYRIVVAAIDDGAPPATSTFTLNVHIGDENDNIPTLVNKTVVLCRNLTDKVSVPVKDADADPFSGPFMFSLANDDTEWELESTYGEQVILVSRNKIPYGNYSVPLVIQDKQNQATKETLRVEVCDCRKSGVCSEHKPPAIVLDGAAIGLIIAGLLAFLLLLAILVCNQVQKFQHIEKDEGTQTLAMYNDEGGCSDCKTDPLNWTPDGMKFSYMQTEPLNPTPVSLGSVADGMKRSYMQIDPLNPTPVSFGSVKDGMKRSYMQIDPLNPTPVSFGSVKDGMKRSYMQDPKAGVFYGKGVHNPEIYNWNSDVDVMQPWRQRTGLRSTIRNFPEV; encoded by the exons ATGAGGAGCCTTTCCCTGCTGCTGTTg GTTGCATTAGCATCCCTGGGGGACAGTGAAGAGGGTAGCAAGCATCATGGTCGAGTTAAACGG GAGTCCTTGATACGTTCCAAAAGAAGATGGGTTTTGTCTACAATAGAACTACAAGAGGAAATGGACGTGAAATACCCATACAAAATGACTAGG CTGCACAATATAAAGGTTGTCGGGAAAGATCATCGGTTTTCACTAAGGGTAGAAAGTGGGGAAAACGGGCTGTTCAGCATTGATGAAACAACAGGAGATCTTTTTGTACATAGACGTATTGACAGAGAGAAGACATCTTCCTTTCAA ATTGTATTTGATGTCGTGGACAAAGCGACCAACATGGAAATTGACAAAGAACTATCTTTGGATGTAGAAGTAAAAGACTTAAATGACAACGCACCAAAGTTCATTAATCTTGTGAATAAAGCCAATGTATGGGAAAATATAAAACCAG GAGAGTACCTGCCAATATCAATGGAGATCAAAGATGAAGATCAGGAAGGCACAATAAATTCAACAGTTGTGGTCAAAGTGGCTAAACAAACACCAGCTGAACCAAAGATTGGAATAAAGAATGTTATTGGCCAAACATACCAACTCACATTTGAAGGATGTTTTGACTACGAT AAAGCAAAACAGTATTCAGTTGTTATTTTAGCATCTGACAAGGGAAATCCAGCCCTTTCTAGTTCTGCTACTGTCACACTCAATGTTATTGACACAAACAGCCATCAACCAAAGTTTAAGCAGACACAG taCCAAGTTGAGGCTATGGAAATGACCCTCTATAAGGAGATTTTAAGAGTTGCTGTAGACGACAAGGATACTCCTGATACTCCTGGTTGGAAAGCTGAGTACTACTTTATAAGCGGCAATGAAGAAGGAATCTACAATATTACCACTGACCCCATAACAAACGAGGGAATTATTGGTATTACCAAG gCAAAGAATTTTGAGATAACCAGTTTGGTAAAACTGCAAATTGGGGTTAAAAATCCTGAAACCATGTCACTCTGTAAAGATGGAAAATTAATTACAGATTCAAGCCAGCTTCCTCCTCCCGATTCTGTTAAGATCACAGTGAGAATGAATGACACTAACGACCCCCCAGAGTTCGAAAAATATACTGACACTGTACACCAGAAAGAGGAATCAGAGCCAGGAAAGTCACTGTATACTCCTAAAGTCCATGATGTTGACTCTTCCAACATCAG GTTTGAACTGAGAGAAGACCCTGCTAACTGGGTGACTGTTGATAAGAAAACAGGACAAATCACAACAATCAAGAAGATGGATAGAGAGTCACCGTTTGTTGAtgaaaatatttacagaattGTTGTTGCTGCAATTGATGATG GTGCACCTCCAGCCACAAGTACATTTACCCTCAATGTTCACATCGGGGATGAAAATGACAACATTCCCACGCTGGTCAACAAGACAGTCGTATTGTGCAGAAACCTTACTGATAAGGTCTCAGTGCCTGTGAAGGATGCTGATGCAGATCCTTTCAGTGGACCCTTCATGTTCTCCTTGGCAAATGATGACACTGAGTGGGAATTAGAAAGTACCTACG GTGAACAGGTCATCCTTGTTAGTCGGAACAAGATTCCCTATGGTAACTACTCAGTTCCACTGGTAATTCAGGACAAGCAGAATCAAGCTACAAAGGAGACTCTGAGAGTGGAGGTGTGTGACTGTcgtaaaagtggtgtttgcagtGAACATAAACCTCctgccattgtccttgatggaGCAGCCATAGGACTAATTATTGCAGGACTGCTTGCATTTCTGT TACTTCTTGCCATTCTTGTGTGCAATCAAGTTCAGAAGTTTCAACATATAGAGAAAGATGAAGGCACTCAGACACTGGCCATGTACAACGACGAAGGAGGTTGTAGTGATTGCAAG ACGGACCCCTTAAACTGGACACCAGATGGCATGAAGTTTTCCTACATGCAG ACTGAGCCCTTGAACCCAACACCAGTGAGTTTAGGCAGTGTCGCAGATGGCATGAAGAGGTCCTACATGCAG ATTGACCCCTTGAACCCAACACCAGTGAGTTTTGGCAGTGTCAAAGATGGCATGAAGAGGTCCTACATGCAG ATTGACCCCTTGAACCCAACACCAGTGAGTTTTGGCAGTGTCAAAGATGGCATGAAGAGGTCCTACATGCAG